TGGATTCTTCCATTACTTCTTTTGCATATGATGCAGAGGCTGGTAAGCTCACTGAGCTTGAGAGCGTACCGACATTGCCGTCTGACTTTACAGGTGAAAACACAACTGCTGAAGTTGCAATTTCGGAGGATGGAGCTTATCTGTACGGTTCCAACCGTGGGCATGACAGCATTGTGGTATACGCTGTAGACGGAGCAACTGGCAAGCTGAGATTGGTGGAGCATGTATCTGCCGAAGGAGAGCATCCACGCCATTTTGCATTGACTCCAAATGGTAACCATATGCTCGTGGCCAACCGCGACACCAATAACATCGTTACGTTCAAAGTGGACAAGGCAAGTGGACGCTTGACCTACACCGGGCAACAAGTAACCGTGTCCAAGCCAGTATGCGTACAGCCTTTTTACTTTTCTGTATAAAAATTAGGAAATGCCCCCAGATTTCTTGTTTGTATGTTCAAGGGTAGAAATCCAGGGGCAAAGGCGAACGCTCCGCTGCTTTAATGCTTTGACAGCCATTGAATATGTATATGTTGATGGTACTAATAGATTAACCAAGCATAGAAAAATTGTTAGTGAAAACGGCTCGTAGGATAACCTACAGCCGTTTTTATTTTAGGGCTTAGTCATTTCTAAAGAAGTCACTAACTACGAAAATAAACTAAAATTTTAAGGTTACAAATAAGATACGAATAATATCGGTAGGAAAAGGGTACATATGTTATAAGCGGGACAAGAAGCCCTCAAGCACTCCGATAATGTAAATCTAGGACAAGCATTGTGAGTTCCATATAAGAGGTAGAGGCTTTAAATAAAATATTATATTTGACCTACCATCTGTTCGCGTAGTGGGCCACACAAATCGACAGCGTTGGATTGCATGTATTTCTACAGGAGGAGGAATTCTCATGAAAATTATCATTACACAAAAGGAAGCCGTCGACAAAGGAATATGGACAGAGATCATGGGGATGTTTGCTGTAACCAAAGAGGACGAAGTATGGCAAAATGAGGAGTTTATTCTCACCGAAGAACAGGCACGTCAGGTCGGGTTATTAAGATAGCAAAGATAAATAGGACATGTTATCAAGTTTTAAGACCAAGTCTTAAAAAATCGTAACTTCTTTTTTATGTATCTGATACACTTTTTAACCGTGCAACGTTTATGATAAGTACACAAGGGTAATGAAGCTTACAGACACCGTGTACATACCCAAACGGCAAGGAGAGATCAGACATGATGAAACTAGCTTCGAAATGGACCGTATTGGCTTTAATGATGATGCTGATTACGACGGCAGGAGCAACAGCGCAAGGCTACACGCCTGTCGCAGCTGCTGAAAATCAGGAGACCGTATATATAAACCAAATGGAGATTCGTGACGGACAAATTTATTTGTCGGCAGACCCGATTGAATGGTATGAAGGCGCGGCGGCAGACAAAGCATTTGTGGAGCATGAAGGAAATACAGGATTGGATGGAGCGCCGGATGGCTACTACATCGTAAACAATTCCGTGCAAAATGACGTGTATCAGGTTGCACCAGATGCTTCGGTAGAGGTGCAGATTTATGATCACACGGGTAACATAGAAGATACAGACGTACAATGGAACGAATCGATTCCGCTGACACAGTTTGAGAAGGATTTTGCAAAAAAGGACGTTCTGGACCTCAGTCAATTTCCATACCATGTTACGCTTCGTGACGGTAAAGTTGTAAAAATCGTGCAGCAATTCATTCCTTAAAATAGAAGTAATCGTAATCTCATATCACAAACACGTGCTTCACTTGATTACAGATCAGGGGAGCACGTGTTTTTATATTTTATAACAAAAAAGAGGATATCCAGCCCATATAGGGCGCGGATATCCTCTTCCCTTCATAATATATGATTAGAACGATTTTGCTGTGTCTACTGCACGTTGTACAGCAGAAGCAACGATTTCTTGTGCTTGATCTGGAGCTTGGTTATGTCCTTCCAGTACAACCTTCACGATGTCTTTCACGCCGAAGAAGGTTAAAATGTTACTCATGAAGTTCAAGGACATTTCAGCTGCAGCAGCTGGTCCTTCGGAATAAACGCCGCCTCTTGCATTCAACAGGGCTACTTTAGTTTCAGTTACAAGACCCACAGGACCCTCAGCAGTGTATTTGAATGTTTTACCAGCTTGGTTCAGGTAGTCAATGTACGTATGCAGTACAGCTGGAATCGTCATGTTCCAGAGCGGGAAAGCAAATACGACTTTGTCTGCTGCCAGGAATTGATCCAGGTAGCCATTAGCGATGTTTGCCAGGCGAGCTTCTTCTGCGTTCAGCTCCATGCCTCTAGCGGATTTGAACGTGCCGTTGATCATGTTAGCGTTCAAATAAGGAAGCTCGACGGAGAACAGGTCCAGCTCAGTGATTTCATCAGATGGGTGGGAAGATTTGTAGCTTTCCACGAATGCGTTATACAATTTAACTGTTGCAGATTCTTCAGCTGTACGATCATTAGCTTTGACAAATAATACTTTAGACATAATTTATTTCCCCCTAAGTAAGTTGAATAAGTAAGTTAAGTTAGTAAGTTACCATGTAATATTACAATATAAAGATAATATCTGTCAACGCTTTTATATTAAATTTACTTTGAAAAGCTACTTTATTTTTTACACTGTAAAATTCAAGTGTTTCTTTTGCAAAATATCAGTTTTGCGGTAAAATTTAAATGTAAAGTCTAATGAAGAGAATAGTTTAAGTAGGCGAAGAAGGAAATGAACATGGTGCCAGCAAGATTTGGCACCATAGTTGAATGAAAAAAGGTGAGTAGCTTGAAGATAGGTTTTTTTGATTCAGGATTGGGTGGAATTACAGTATTGTCCGAGGCACTAAGACGTTTGCCAAACGAAAATTTTGTATACATGGCGGATACCCTTCATGTGCCTTACGGGACGAAAACTCCCCAAGAGGTGCTTGGTTATGTCAAGGCTTCAGTGCAAACGATTCTAAAAGAAGATGTTAAGGCACTGGTGATTGCCTGCAATACGGCTACAAGTATCGCGGTTGCGGAGCTAAGGAAGGAATATCCTATTCCGATTATTGGTATGGAGCCAGCTGTGAAGCCAGCGGTCGAGATGAACCGGGCTAATGGTAAAAGAGTTCTGGTGTTAGCCACACCATTGACGTTGAAACAATCTTGTTATGCAGCACTCGTATCCAGAGTTGACGATCATGGGAGCGTGGACTCACTACCTCTGCCGGAGCTAGTACATTATTGCGAACAGTTGAATTTTGACCGGGCAGAAATGTCCGCATATTTTAACCGTGAGTTGTCTTCGTTCAATCTCGACATATATGGTACGGTGGTATTGGGATGTACTCATTATCCTTTTTATAAGGAAATTCTAAGGGAACTACTGCCTTCTCATATTCAGTTAATTGACGGGAGCCAGGGAACAGTTAGACGGTTGAAACAGGTGTTGTCTGAGCGTAATTTGCTGGAACCTTCGCCAAAATCCAGTCCATCGCAGGCGGGACACATTACATTTCTATGTTCTAGTCAGGATGAGGCCTATGTGCGTAAGATGGAGCGGGCGCTTGAAATCTATACGGAGCATGAAAAGATTTATTTTTAAAAGAAGAGCGGCTGGCGAACGTGTGGGATTATCTTAATGAAATTATCCAAAAAATCGCCAGCCGCATTGTGGATCAGACGCACGGAGGGAGGCGTGAAATGGACGTTCAACTAATCCTGAATGAGCTTTATGCAGCAGGCGTGCTTGAAGGCCATATGCAAAATCTCAAACCGCTGACCGGCGGTACTTCGAGCGAAGTGGTTGTTGTCATGGATGGTACCAGGCCTCGATATGTGATTAAGCAAAATGATCATGCGATTGTAAAAGCCGAGGCGGAGTTTTTACATACCTATGTACAGATTGAGAAACTATCGCGTTTGGTTTATGTAGATCCGTTGCACCGTTATTTGGTATACACGTTCAGGTCAGGGCTCACACAGTATCATGGACGAAACAAAAGCAATTTGTTGCTTCATCTGGCGACGGAGGTGATCTCGCACTATAAGCCTTTTGGTGAGGAACGTCATTATGGTTATCCGGACCACCCGTTTGTGGAATGGAAAGATTTTCTGCTGCACAGAACGAAGGAATCTGGAAAGATCATACAAGACATTTTACCCCGTGAGG
The Paenibacillus peoriae DNA segment above includes these coding regions:
- a CDS encoding FMN-dependent NADH-azoreductase is translated as MSKVLFVKANDRTAEESATVKLYNAFVESYKSSHPSDEITELDLFSVELPYLNANMINGTFKSARGMELNAEEARLANIANGYLDQFLAADKVVFAFPLWNMTIPAVLHTYIDYLNQAGKTFKYTAEGPVGLVTETKVALLNARGGVYSEGPAAAAEMSLNFMSNILTFFGVKDIVKVVLEGHNQAPDQAQEIVASAVQRAVDTAKSF
- the murI gene encoding glutamate racemase, translating into MKIGFFDSGLGGITVLSEALRRLPNENFVYMADTLHVPYGTKTPQEVLGYVKASVQTILKEDVKALVIACNTATSIAVAELRKEYPIPIIGMEPAVKPAVEMNRANGKRVLVLATPLTLKQSCYAALVSRVDDHGSVDSLPLPELVHYCEQLNFDRAEMSAYFNRELSSFNLDIYGTVVLGCTHYPFYKEILRELLPSHIQLIDGSQGTVRRLKQVLSERNLLEPSPKSSPSQAGHITFLCSSQDEAYVRKMERALEIYTEHEKIYF
- a CDS encoding aminoglycoside phosphotransferase family protein, with product MDVQLILNELYAAGVLEGHMQNLKPLTGGTSSEVVVVMDGTRPRYVIKQNDHAIVKAEAEFLHTYVQIEKLSRLVYVDPLHRYLVYTFRSGLTQYHGRNKSNLLLHLATEVISHYKPFGEERHYGYPDHPFVEWKDFLLHRTKESGKIIQDILPREDHRFVHTLVAGSPQRNIKYLLHGDCGVHNFVFNENGTLTGIIDPDPVVGEPLYDLIYAFCSSPDRLTIDTILPSLEKLEPEMTGEYELNREVLLGLYFRIATCICRHPEDLDQYTEAWTYWLNRIRCKEEGI